Proteins encoded in a region of the Cytobacillus pseudoceanisediminis genome:
- a CDS encoding 5-formyltetrahydrofolate cyclo-ligase yields MEMDKKALRKQMLDRMKELSKPEYEQLSYEIARSLYSSPLWLQAKTIGITVSKPPEADTWQIIRKAWEDGKRVAVPKCIPQAKQMVFRELKSFMELESVYYGLWEPSPEKTEEVLSEEIETLIVPGLAYMKNGFRLGFGGGYYDRFLEQYKGRAVSLAFELQVINDFPVENHDKPVEMIITDQRVWASGNA; encoded by the coding sequence ATGGAAATGGATAAAAAAGCGCTTAGAAAGCAAATGCTGGATAGAATGAAGGAATTGAGTAAGCCTGAGTATGAACAGCTATCATATGAAATTGCCCGCAGCCTTTACAGCAGTCCTTTATGGCTTCAGGCTAAAACGATAGGTATAACGGTTTCAAAGCCGCCTGAGGCGGATACGTGGCAGATTATCAGAAAAGCATGGGAAGATGGAAAAAGGGTTGCTGTCCCGAAGTGCATTCCCCAAGCAAAGCAAATGGTGTTTCGTGAACTGAAAAGCTTCATGGAATTGGAGTCTGTGTACTATGGATTATGGGAGCCAAGTCCAGAAAAGACAGAAGAAGTTCTCAGTGAGGAAATCGAAACTTTAATCGTACCTGGGCTGGCATACATGAAAAACGGCTTCCGCCTGGGGTTTGGGGGAGGCTATTATGATCGTTTTCTCGAGCAATATAAAGGAAGAGCCGTTTCACTGGCTTTTGAACTGCAGGTCATAAACGATTTTCCAGTGGAAAACCATGACAAGCCGGTGGAAATGATTATTACCGATCAGCGGGTCTGGGCATCCGGAAATGCTTGA